Proteins from a genomic interval of Rosa chinensis cultivar Old Blush chromosome 2, RchiOBHm-V2, whole genome shotgun sequence:
- the LOC112190315 gene encoding calcium-transporting ATPase 9, plasma membrane-type-like, with the protein MLVMSVGSNTGWGLLMASISEDTGEEAPLQVHLNGLATFIGIIGLSVAALVLIILLIKYSARLEFDTDKTSFLKAVYGGVKIFTIAVSEVSGCLLGFMFYVGLFDNFRIIQVTILVVAVPECLPLVITLREVAATTFFLGCNNTGR; encoded by the exons ATGCTG GTAATGAGTGTTGGAAGCAATACAGGATGGGGATTGTTGATGGCAAGTATCTCTGAGGATACCGGTGAAGAAGCTCCTTTACAG GTGCACTTAAATGGACTTGCAACTTTTATAGGCATAATTGGGCTTTCAGTAGCTGCTTTGGTGCTGATTATTTTGTTGATCAA ATACTCTGCGAGATTAGAATTTGATACGGACAAAACTAGCTTTCTTAAGGCTGTATATGGAGGTGTAAAGATTTTCACCATTGCTGTAAGTGAAGTTTCTGGATGCTTGTTAGGTTTTATGTTTTATGTTGGCCTCTTTGACAATTTTAGAATCATTCAAGTTACCATTCTAGTTGTTGCAGTGCCTGAATGCCTACCTTTGGTCATTACCTTGAGGGAAGTAGCAGCTACCACTTTTTTCTTAGGTTGTAATAATACTGGCAGATAG
- the LOC112184447 gene encoding zinc finger BED domain-containing protein RICESLEEPER 2-like, which yields MAFEGSDSGNQSSHSTNSVTGNELKAAPQNGDAVSTWNVPCRRVVVKNFLGVYDAKNQALKEELRSHSICLTTDTWTSCQNINYMVITAHFIDAAKHMHKRVLNFCVIPNHSGNNIGKILETCLVEWNLDRVLTVSVDNASAKKVAIKYLKNKMSGWPRKTLFDGRFMHVRCMAHIVNIIVRASLHIMDRSVASIRNDVRYVRSSGQRYDAFKLCVEKEKIPCKKVCVLDVPTRWNSTFIMLDTALELKKAFNRMADEEDARYRSYLDEDEELDDENNQNIEAETQVRQRQARKRVGPPVQADWDKASVFVKFLNVFYDVIVSVSAQLHPTANEAFHDLVTVKAELDELFYKPIDSDSSESEKVLFGMANKMRTKYKKYFRSLDDINELFFVALVLDPRYKLKNFYYVCETMLNMGSEEIKRRSDGVKQLVLDLCDLYATSNSDQIASKRKRSGGEGPSSRPTPSVPTGELTGKRAAMLDLWNK from the exons ATGGCCTTTGAAGGCTCTGATTCAGGAAATCAATCTAGTCATTCCACTAATTCAGTAACTGGCAATGAGCTCAAGGCTGCTCCACAAAATGGAGATG CTGTGTCAACGTGGAATGTGCCTTGTAGGAGAGTTGTTGTCAAGAATTTTTTGGGCGTGTATGATGCCAAAAACCAGGCATTGAAGGAGGAATTGAGGTCACATTCTATTTGTTTGACAACAGACACATGGACCTCCTGTCAGAATATCAATTATATGGTTATAACAGCACATTTCATAGATGCTGCCAAGCATATGcacaagagggttctgaacttTTGTGTTATACCTAACCATAGTGGGAATAACATAGGAAAGATtttggaaacttgcttggttGAATGGAATTTGGATAGGGTATTGACTGTATCTGTAGATAATGCATCAGCAAAGAAGGTAGCCATAAAGTaccttaaaaacaaaatgagtgGATGGCCTAGGAAAACTTTGTTTGATGGGAGGTTTATGCATGTGAGATGCATGGCTCATATTGTCAACATAATTGTGAGGGCTAGTCTGCATATAATGGATAGGTCAGTGGCTAGCATTAGAAATGATGTTAGGTATGTGAGGAGCAGTGGACAAAGATATGATGCATTTAAGCTATGTGTTGAGAAAGAGAAGATACCGTGTAAGAAAGTGTGTGTGTTAGATGTGCCTACAAGGTGGAACTCCACCTTCATTATGCTAGACACAGCCCTAGAATTGAAGAAGGCTTTCAATAGAATGGCAGATGAGGAAGATGCTAGATACAGAAGTTAtttagatgaagatgaagagcttgatgatgaaaataatcaaaatatagaGGCTGAAACTCAAGTTAGGCAAAGGCAGGCTAGGAAGAGGGTAGGGCCCCCTGTGCAAGCTGATTGGGATAAAGCAAGTGTTTTTGTGAAGTTTCTGAATGTTTTTTACGATGTCATAGTTAGTGTGAGTGCACAGCTTCACCCTACAGCAAACGAAGCCTTCCATGACCTAGTCACAGTCAAGGCAGAGCTTGATGAGCTGTTTTACAAGCCCATAGATAGTGATTCAAGTGAGAGTGAGAAGGTTCTGTTTGGTATGGCTAACAAAATGAGGACCAAGTACAAGAAATACTTCAGATCGCTCGATGATATCAATGAGTTATTTTTTGTTGCACTTGTCTTGGATCCTAGGTATAAACTGAAGAATTTTTATTATGTGTGTGAAACAATGCTTAACATGGGAAGTGAAGAGATTAAGAGGAGATCAGATGGAGTGAAACAACTTGTGTTGGACTTGTGTGATCTATATGCAACTTCTAATAGTGATCAGATTGcatcaaagagaaaaagaagtggAGGGGAAGGCCCTAGCAGCAGACCAACACCAAGTGTGCCCACAGGAGAGTTAACTGGGAAGAGGGCTGCTATGCTAGACTTGTGGAACAAGTAG
- the LOC112184448 gene encoding probable phosphoribosylformylglycinamidine synthase, chloroplastic/mitochondrial translates to MVGVLLRDLKFGDDGVLLHIDLGCRKVAIRWLCTFLIVNNCPDLEDVSYLKQVFEGVQCLLDDELVSGGHDISYGGLLVYAVKMAFAGNCGINLDERFKDHNPITYLYFVRAFGVSMVVKAAKSTLDY, encoded by the exons ATGGTGGGTGTTCTGCTTAGAGATTTGAAGTTTGGAGATGATGGTGTTCTGCTTCACATTGATTTGGGTTGCAGGAAAGTAGCGATTAGGTGGCTTTGCACTTTCTTGATTGTAAACAATTGCCCTGACCTTGAGGATGTTTCGTATCTGAAGCAAGTGTTTGAGGGAGTTCAGTGCCTTCTTGATGATGAACTGGTCTCTGGTGGCCATGATATTAGTTATGGTGGACTTCTGGTCTATGCCGTTAAGATGGCATTTGCTGGGAATTGTGGCATTAATTTGGATGAAA GATTCAAGGACCACAACCCAATTACTTATCTTTATTTTGTTAGAGCTTTTGGG GTTTCTATGGTTGTTAAAGCAGCAAAAAGTACACTAGATTACTAA